In one Winogradskyella sp. MH6 genomic region, the following are encoded:
- the brnQ gene encoding branched-chain amino acid transport system II carrier protein has protein sequence MSDTKRVFLFGFALFAGFFGAGNLILPPFLGFNSGPDWWLVAIGFMITTTVIPLLSLFGHAKLQGTMLDFGKKVSPKFSLIYCVVMFLIIIVLPAPRTAAVTHEMAIAPLFGTSPLLTSCIYFALVLLFALNRSKALSILGKYLTPIIVIMVLTIVVLGLVSPPDLMRLGNLKTPLVDGLLEGYQTYDAIAGIVMGSVIIISLNKEGLKSYSEKKKIIAKSGFIAMFGLFIIYAGLIALVAFYSNSFSEETTRTSLLLGLSKTMIGDIGGTFVSVLVSLACFTTAVAIVVSLADFFKELYNQSEKTYLIVAVICCVVGVVMGSYDVGFIIDIAIPALLFIYPISVSLILLNVLPDKWATPIVFRAVVITAFVFSIPDVLGYFMPKESLKSIVDVIPLAHYSLGWVLPALLAFIITVLIQNLLKK, from the coding sequence ATGAGCGATACTAAGCGTGTTTTTCTTTTTGGCTTTGCCTTATTTGCTGGTTTTTTTGGAGCTGGAAATTTAATTCTTCCTCCATTTTTAGGATTCAATTCTGGACCAGATTGGTGGTTGGTAGCCATCGGTTTTATGATAACAACAACCGTTATTCCTTTGTTGTCACTCTTTGGACACGCTAAGCTGCAAGGCACAATGCTCGATTTTGGTAAAAAAGTATCTCCGAAATTTAGCCTTATCTATTGTGTCGTTATGTTTCTTATCATAATTGTTCTGCCTGCTCCACGTACTGCAGCAGTGACACACGAAATGGCGATAGCACCACTATTTGGTACATCACCTTTATTAACCAGTTGTATCTATTTTGCTTTAGTACTTCTTTTTGCTCTCAACCGATCTAAAGCCTTATCTATTCTAGGGAAGTATTTAACTCCAATCATTGTGATTATGGTCTTAACCATAGTCGTTTTAGGACTTGTGTCTCCACCAGACCTGATGCGCTTAGGTAATTTAAAAACACCCTTGGTTGATGGTTTATTGGAAGGGTATCAGACTTACGATGCCATTGCTGGTATAGTGATGGGAAGCGTAATTATTATTTCGCTTAATAAAGAAGGTTTAAAAAGCTACAGCGAAAAGAAAAAAATAATAGCAAAATCTGGGTTTATAGCAATGTTCGGACTATTTATTATATATGCTGGACTTATTGCTTTGGTAGCATTTTATAGTAATTCGTTTTCAGAAGAAACGACCAGAACAAGTCTTTTATTGGGCCTGTCTAAAACAATGATAGGAGATATTGGTGGTACTTTTGTTAGCGTTTTGGTGTCTTTAGCATGTTTTACCACAGCTGTAGCTATTGTGGTGTCTTTGGCAGATTTCTTTAAAGAACTGTATAATCAAAGCGAAAAGACATACTTAATTGTAGCTGTCATCTGTTGTGTTGTTGGTGTTGTTATGGGTAGTTATGATGTTGGTTTTATTATAGATATTGCAATCCCAGCATTACTTTTTATTTATCCTATTTCTGTGTCTTTAATTTTACTGAATGTTTTACCAGATAAATGGGCCACTCCAATAGTATTTAGAGCAGTGGTCATAACAGCCTTTGTGTTTAGCATTCCAGATGTGCTTGGATATTTTATGCCAAAAGAAAGTCTAAAATCTATAGTTGATGTTATTCCTTTAGCTCATTACAGTTTAGGTTGGGTGTTGCCAGCATTGCTTGCTTTTATCATAACAGTTTTAATACAAAATCTTTTAAAGAAATAG
- a CDS encoding DNA adenine methylase — MGSKARFAKHLLPIILKDRKPKQSYIEPFAGGMNMIDKVDGIRIANDQHEELMAMWQALIYDKWDPPKSVSEDEYKTIKYNQDDFPKHLVAYVGFNSFGGKWFAGYRRDKQGKRDYWAEHYRNITKQVPNLEGVILSCKSYTELEIPENSIVYCDPPYASTTKYRDSFNHDKFWEWCRQQSKAGHHVFISEYSAPEDFKCIWEKPAKTSFSWHADNLPAKKSIERLFVYKG, encoded by the coding sequence ATGGGAAGCAAGGCACGTTTTGCCAAACATTTATTACCAATTATTCTAAAAGATAGAAAGCCTAAACAATCATATATTGAGCCGTTTGCAGGTGGTATGAACATGATAGATAAGGTTGATGGTATTCGTATCGCCAACGATCAGCATGAAGAATTAATGGCCATGTGGCAAGCCCTGATTTATGATAAATGGGATCCGCCAAAATCGGTAAGTGAGGATGAATACAAGACCATAAAATACAATCAAGATGATTTTCCAAAACACTTGGTGGCTTATGTTGGTTTTAATTCGTTTGGTGGTAAATGGTTTGCAGGTTACCGACGCGATAAGCAAGGCAAACGCGATTATTGGGCGGAACATTACCGAAATATTACCAAACAAGTACCTAATCTCGAAGGCGTGATTTTATCCTGTAAATCGTATACCGAATTAGAGATTCCTGAAAACAGTATTGTGTATTGTGATCCGCCATACGCATCTACCACAAAATACAGAGATAGTTTCAACCATGACAAATTTTGGGAATGGTGCAGACAGCAAAGTAAAGCAGGGCATCACGTTTTTATTAGTGAATACAGCGCGCCAGAAGATTTCAAGTGTATTTGGGAAAAACCAGCCAAAACAAGTTTCTCATGGCATGCAGATAATTTACCTGCTAAAAAAAGTATTGAGCGTTTGTTTGTCTATAAGGGATGA
- a CDS encoding aspartate kinase, producing MLVYKFGGTSVGSVVNMNHVKDIINTKDQKIVVLSAMSGTTNALVEISRLIEVGEVDTAKTHIKTLHETYTSVVNDLLQNQSLRQDVHHYVNTRFEILSDAVDASFSQLLHNEIVANGELLSTYMFSRLLQQEGFKARLLPALDFMRIDSHNEPDNFYIKQNLNRLIESSDAADIYITQGFICLDAEGKVTNLQRGGSDYTATIIGAAIEADEVQIWTDIDGFHNNDPRYVNDTQALSHLSYDEAAELAYFGAKILHPQTVMPVRQIDIPLRLKNTMAPQAHGTLITNKVHGEGIKAIAAKDGITAIKIKSVRMLLAHGFLKKVFEVFERYETSIDMITTSEIAVSLTIDNTTHLKAITEELEQFATVDIDDYMSIVCLVGNHIIYHPDTPELFQVLQDVNVRMIAYGGSNNNISLLVNTSDKLETLQKLQRYVFEGGFVGV from the coding sequence ATGTTAGTATATAAATTTGGTGGCACCTCAGTAGGTTCGGTAGTAAATATGAATCATGTAAAGGATATCATAAATACCAAAGACCAAAAAATAGTGGTTTTATCAGCCATGTCTGGTACCACAAATGCCTTGGTGGAAATTTCGAGATTAATTGAAGTTGGTGAAGTAGATACTGCCAAAACGCATATCAAAACATTGCATGAAACATACACAAGCGTTGTAAACGATTTATTGCAAAACCAATCGTTACGACAAGATGTACATCATTATGTCAATACCAGATTTGAAATACTTTCAGATGCTGTTGATGCGTCATTTTCTCAACTGTTACATAACGAAATAGTGGCTAATGGAGAATTGTTGTCTACCTATATGTTTAGTCGCTTATTGCAACAAGAAGGTTTTAAGGCAAGGCTTTTACCAGCTTTAGATTTTATGCGTATCGACAGTCATAACGAACCCGATAATTTCTATATTAAACAAAACTTAAACCGTTTAATAGAAAGTTCGGATGCGGCTGATATTTATATCACACAAGGCTTTATTTGTTTAGATGCTGAAGGCAAAGTAACCAACCTACAACGTGGTGGAAGCGATTATACAGCAACCATAATTGGTGCAGCTATCGAAGCCGATGAGGTGCAAATTTGGACCGATATTGATGGTTTCCACAATAACGATCCACGTTACGTCAACGATACACAAGCCTTATCGCATTTATCGTATGACGAAGCTGCTGAGTTGGCTTATTTTGGAGCTAAGATTTTGCATCCGCAAACTGTAATGCCAGTGCGTCAAATCGACATTCCATTACGACTAAAAAACACTATGGCACCACAAGCACATGGCACGTTAATTACCAACAAAGTTCATGGAGAAGGTATCAAAGCTATTGCGGCAAAAGATGGTATTACAGCTATAAAAATTAAGTCGGTACGTATGTTGTTAGCGCATGGCTTTTTAAAGAAAGTGTTTGAAGTCTTTGAGCGTTACGAAACCTCAATAGATATGATAACCACGTCTGAAATCGCAGTGTCCTTAACCATTGATAATACTACACATTTAAAAGCTATAACCGAAGAATTAGAGCAATTTGCCACTGTAGATATAGACGATTATATGAGTATTGTCTGTTTGGTAGGTAACCATATTATTTACCATCCTGATACACCAGAACTCTTCCAAGTGTTACAAGATGTTAATGTACGTATGATTGCTTATGGAGGTAGCAACAACAATATTTCACTTTTAGTAAATACCAGTGATAAGTTAGAAACTTTGCAGAAGTTACAGCGTTATGTTTTTGAGGGTGGTTTTGTGGGAGTTTAG
- a CDS encoding helix-turn-helix domain-containing protein yields the protein MVNQFILKEFGNRIRFLRNEKNLSQEELSFVTGFHRTYIGMIERGERNISLTNILVFAKAFEMDVSELLDFKSQNPKINYKDYQLKN from the coding sequence ATGGTGAATCAATTCATACTTAAAGAGTTTGGAAATCGAATACGTTTTTTACGAAACGAAAAAAATCTTAGTCAAGAAGAACTCTCCTTTGTTACAGGTTTTCATAGAACTTATATCGGAATGATTGAACGTGGTGAACGCAATATTTCGTTGACCAATATTTTGGTTTTTGCTAAGGCTTTTGAAATGGATGTGTCTGAATTGCTTGATTTTAAAAGCCAAAATCCAAAAATTAACTACAAGGATTATCAACTTAAAAACTAA
- a CDS encoding McrB family protein gives MSIELIRQFIKEKAIEFGAKPENEYNKPYVERNNTGKEALKDNGAYFGFIHSEEEASGPFHDFSIAIFPSENNKAWLVCLGIGSSGFKNDYEVATFPGLRRLFSKLTNERGFCKSDFSDIETSLPKSITTNPDLQHLKNTIKTYTKVLPACQIVDNPESIEGKKVISAFIAGYAKLRDWPTNKSHRKAISDALEPFIKDVSIDDSVEIKKLIEDRKYLVLQGPPGTGKTRMAKKVANEIGARTFFTQFHAETTYSDFIYGIRPDIKNKELSYGETLGIFTQSLKYALSNVNEKVILIVDEINRANLSNVLGPVFYLFEHKMEASDIQIEISPEFKVTKLPENFHVIATMNTADRSLAVVDFALRRRFAWYSLKPKPIKSKSFFKEDFARIQEIFDWYASSIELSLQPGQGYFIAESNEEMENRIRYEVFPLIKEYLQEGLLKNAKEEFNNYFASRINQSLFE, from the coding sequence ATGAGTATAGAATTAATAAGACAATTTATCAAGGAAAAGGCAATAGAATTTGGTGCAAAACCAGAAAATGAATACAATAAGCCTTACGTGGAAAGAAACAATACAGGCAAGGAAGCTTTAAAAGATAATGGTGCTTATTTTGGTTTTATTCATTCTGAAGAAGAAGCCTCAGGTCCTTTTCATGATTTTTCGATAGCGATTTTTCCTAGTGAGAATAATAAAGCTTGGTTGGTCTGTTTAGGTATTGGTTCTAGTGGGTTTAAAAATGATTATGAAGTTGCTACCTTTCCAGGTCTTAGAAGGCTATTTTCAAAACTTACTAATGAGAGAGGATTTTGTAAATCTGACTTTTCTGACATAGAAACTAGTTTGCCGAAAAGTATTACTACAAATCCTGATTTACAACACTTAAAGAATACAATAAAAACATATACTAAAGTTTTACCTGCATGTCAGATAGTTGATAATCCAGAAAGTATAGAAGGGAAAAAAGTAATTTCAGCTTTTATAGCTGGTTATGCTAAATTGAGAGACTGGCCAACAAATAAAAGCCATCGTAAAGCAATTTCAGATGCTTTAGAGCCCTTTATTAAAGATGTATCAATAGATGATAGTGTAGAGATTAAAAAACTAATTGAAGATAGAAAATATTTAGTTTTACAAGGTCCGCCTGGAACAGGAAAAACAAGAATGGCTAAAAAGGTTGCTAATGAAATTGGGGCAAGGACATTTTTTACTCAATTTCACGCAGAAACAACATATTCTGATTTCATTTATGGTATTAGACCAGATATTAAAAATAAAGAACTAAGTTATGGGGAAACTTTAGGCATTTTCACGCAATCATTGAAATACGCATTGAGCAATGTTAACGAAAAAGTGATTTTAATTGTAGATGAAATTAATAGAGCAAATCTTTCTAATGTGTTGGGACCTGTCTTTTATTTATTTGAACATAAAATGGAGGCATCTGATATTCAAATAGAAATTTCGCCAGAATTTAAAGTTACTAAGTTGCCTGAAAATTTTCATGTTATTGCCACAATGAATACTGCTGATAGAAGTTTAGCGGTTGTTGACTTCGCACTTAGAAGAAGGTTTGCTTGGTATTCATTAAAGCCTAAACCAATCAAATCAAAAAGCTTTTTTAAAGAAGATTTTGCTAGGATACAAGAGATATTTGATTGGTATGCATCTAGTATTGAACTTTCTTTACAGCCTGGACAAGGATACTTTATTGCTGAAAGTAATGAAGAGATGGAAAACCGAATTAGATATGAAGTATTTCCTTTAATAAAGGAGTATTTACAAGAAGGACTATTAAAGAATGCCAAGGAAGAGTTCAATAATTATTTCGCTTCAAGAATAAACCAATCTTTATTTGAATAA
- a CDS encoding McrC family protein, producing the protein MDVFCEIPCLTEFSKQFNGIVLQKKWFKSADKRVIGQYLQKFINYNSKQFDFLDVQPFIVGTDQNVSIAFRTSGFIGSIPLRAPDTGKQIGDFVVTPRFSGYSRYEDYIEILNLLDTEITPHILDSLPLVSGKNYRPPLYLEAVKYINSLESLINLNWRKFDNIEKISEEPIGKINWQKYSKLEYKVENRLKFPVRKNVLSEFHSEYSEIRFVFDLCKKEILSANTPLRIKTTFRSRLNFIEEKLYYHKPKYTTNLAIKFSDNPTVTKCKQQANKILNFNLQDSTAWKIDFSDVFEKFVQYLFRLVAKEIGGRIYTNYKFHAVSKKFYSWELKHIEPDAIYQKKDLQVFIDAKYKSNLYNKYGISENLKEDHRHDLHQIMAYSSFSKTGPKNGLLCYPSETLESKTIKYKNQINEVTNSIIIIGIPLKKESINSTKTLLMKEINKIEKLHLNQF; encoded by the coding sequence ATGGATGTATTCTGCGAAATACCTTGTTTAACTGAGTTTTCAAAGCAATTTAATGGAATTGTTTTACAAAAAAAGTGGTTTAAATCTGCAGATAAACGGGTCATTGGTCAGTATCTTCAAAAATTTATTAATTATAATTCTAAGCAGTTTGATTTTCTAGATGTTCAACCCTTTATTGTTGGAACAGACCAAAATGTTTCTATTGCTTTTCGCACTTCAGGATTTATAGGGTCTATACCTTTAAGAGCTCCTGATACAGGTAAACAAATTGGTGATTTTGTAGTTACACCAAGGTTTTCCGGATATAGTCGATATGAAGATTATATTGAAATTTTAAATTTACTTGACACAGAAATAACCCCACATATTTTAGATAGCCTTCCGCTAGTTTCAGGAAAAAATTATAGACCACCATTATACCTTGAAGCTGTCAAGTATATCAATTCCTTGGAGAGTTTGATAAACTTGAATTGGAGGAAATTTGACAATATTGAAAAAATTTCAGAAGAACCTATTGGTAAAATAAATTGGCAGAAATATTCTAAGCTTGAATATAAAGTTGAAAATCGATTGAAGTTCCCTGTCAGGAAGAACGTTTTAAGTGAATTTCATTCAGAGTATTCTGAGATACGATTTGTATTTGATTTATGTAAAAAAGAAATACTTTCAGCAAATACTCCTCTAAGAATAAAGACAACCTTCAGGAGTAGACTTAATTTTATAGAAGAAAAACTGTATTATCATAAACCAAAGTATACCACAAATTTAGCCATTAAGTTTTCGGACAATCCTACAGTTACTAAATGTAAACAGCAAGCAAATAAAATATTAAATTTTAATTTGCAGGATAGTACAGCATGGAAAATAGATTTTTCCGATGTTTTTGAAAAATTTGTCCAATATCTTTTTAGACTGGTTGCTAAAGAGATTGGTGGACGAATTTATACCAATTATAAATTTCATGCTGTTTCAAAAAAGTTTTACTCATGGGAGCTTAAGCATATCGAACCAGATGCTATTTATCAAAAAAAAGATTTACAAGTATTTATAGATGCTAAATACAAATCTAATTTATATAACAAATATGGCATTAGTGAAAACCTTAAAGAAGACCATCGTCATGATTTACATCAAATTATGGCGTATTCATCGTTTAGTAAAACAGGTCCCAAGAATGGACTCCTTTGTTATCCTTCAGAGACTTTAGAGTCAAAAACTATTAAATATAAGAATCAAATAAATGAAGTTACTAATTCAATAATTATCATTGGGATCCCATTAAAAAAAGAAAGTATTAATTCAACTAAAACTCTTTTGATGAAGGAAATTAATAAAATTGAAAAATTACACCTTAATCAATTCTAA
- a CDS encoding aminopeptidase P family protein, whose protein sequence is MKYHPIDRNLFIKNRKNFASQMKPNSLAVFNSNDIYPVSADSTLPFAQHRDIFYLSGVDQEESILVIFPDCPKEKHREILFLKETNDHIAVWEGEKLTKEKAFETSGVKTVYWLQDLEKIMFELMTQCDTVYINTNEHYRANVETETREDRFTKWLKNLYPAHTVAKSNPILQRLRSVKDPIEIDLMQKACNITEKSFRRVLGFVKPGVWEFEIEAEMMHEFLRNRSKGFAYTPIIASGNNANVLHYIENNQQCKDGDLILFDTAAEYANYSSDLSRTIPVNGKFSERQKAVYNAVLRVKNEATKMLVPGTLWEQYHVEVGKLMTSELLGLGLLDKADVQNENPDWPAYKKYFMHGTSHHIGLDTHDYGLLHEPMQANMVFTVEPGIYIPDEGFGIRLEDDVVVQEQGEPFNLMANIPIEAEEIEELMN, encoded by the coding sequence ATGAAATACCATCCTATAGACCGTAACCTATTCATAAAAAACCGTAAAAACTTTGCTTCTCAAATGAAGCCAAACAGTTTAGCTGTTTTTAATTCTAACGATATTTATCCTGTAAGTGCAGACAGCACCTTGCCTTTTGCTCAGCATCGCGATATTTTTTACCTCAGTGGTGTAGATCAGGAAGAAAGTATTTTGGTTATTTTTCCAGATTGTCCAAAAGAAAAACATCGTGAAATCTTATTCTTAAAAGAAACCAACGATCATATTGCCGTTTGGGAAGGCGAAAAACTCACTAAGGAAAAAGCCTTTGAAACCTCTGGTGTAAAAACCGTGTATTGGTTACAAGACCTAGAAAAAATAATGTTTGAACTGATGACGCAATGCGACACGGTTTACATTAACACTAACGAACATTACAGAGCCAATGTTGAGACCGAAACACGTGAAGATCGTTTCACTAAATGGTTAAAGAATCTTTATCCTGCACATACTGTGGCAAAAAGCAATCCTATTTTACAGCGTTTACGCTCGGTAAAAGATCCTATAGAAATCGACTTAATGCAAAAGGCTTGTAATATTACTGAAAAATCCTTTCGTAGAGTTTTAGGTTTTGTAAAACCTGGTGTTTGGGAATTTGAAATTGAAGCCGAAATGATGCACGAATTCTTAAGAAATCGTTCTAAAGGTTTTGCTTATACTCCGATTATTGCCTCAGGAAACAATGCCAACGTATTACATTATATTGAAAACAACCAACAGTGTAAAGATGGAGATTTAATTCTGTTTGATACAGCTGCTGAATACGCCAACTACTCTAGTGATTTAAGCCGCACCATTCCTGTAAACGGTAAGTTTTCTGAACGCCAAAAAGCGGTTTACAATGCTGTGTTACGTGTAAAAAATGAAGCGACCAAAATGTTGGTTCCTGGTACACTTTGGGAACAATATCATGTGGAAGTTGGTAAATTGATGACGTCTGAATTATTAGGTCTTGGTTTATTGGATAAAGCTGATGTACAAAACGAAAACCCAGATTGGCCAGCGTATAAAAAGTACTTTATGCATGGTACAAGTCACCATATTGGTTTAGACACGCACGATTATGGTTTACTACACGAGCCAATGCAAGCCAACATGGTCTTTACTGTAGAGCCTGGTATATATATTCCAGATGAAGGTTTTGGTATCCGTTTAGAGGATGATGTTGTGGTACAAGAACAAGGTGAACCATTTAACTTAATGGCCAATATTCCTATTGAAGCTGAAGAGATTGAGGAGTTGATGAATTAG
- a CDS encoding VPS10 domain-containing protein — protein MSKTKFLSFAFAVSSLMALAQQPATSAETVKAALAQKQKMTETSLVKNVPFKNIGPTIMSGRVVDVDVNPEMPSEFYVGYASGGVWHTTNNGTTFTPIMDNSTTQNVGDIAVHWPTRTIYVGTGENNASRSSYAGVGLLKSTDNGKTWENLGLMDAHHFAPILIHPDNPDVVTVGATGHLYSPNKERGVYKTTDGGKTWKQTLFVDDESGIIDLQHSPKNYNVMFATSWTKDRKAWNFTGNGNNSAIYKSTDAGETWTKVSTEKSGFPTGEGVGRIGIAVFNDNVVYAVHDSQFRRPEEKKKEDNTDLTKEDFKTMSTADFLALEDKKLNAFLRTNGFQEKYRAENVKQMVRSGNVKPIDLAKYLEDANSMLFDTPVVGAEVYKSTDGGKIWKKTHEDYLDDIYYSYGYYFGHIHVSPVNENDIYIYGVPIVKSKDGGKTWTSISAENVHADHHALWINPKNPNHLIDGNDGGINISYDDGKSWIKNNSPSVGQFYAINVDNEKPYNVYGGLQDNGVWVGANNAREDKAWHQEGQYPWKSIMGGDGMQIQIDSRNSDIVYTGYQFGNYYRLNLETEDQKYIQPKHTLGENPYRFNWQTPILLSPHNQDILYLGGNKLMRSMNQGNDWEAISDDLTNGGKKGNVAYGTLTSISESPFQFGLLYTGSDDGLVYVSKNAGGSWTNISNTFPKDLWVSRVIASQHKKERVYVTLNGYRWDDFKVYAYMSDDYGQTWKDISGNIPVSPVNVIKEDPKNENILYLGTDNGAYVSFNMGNSWNIFSEGLPNVAVHDIVIQAEANDLLLGTHGRSIYKTNISALQNVNSEMDAKAITFFDMESVRHSGRWGSSWGRWYDAFEPKTTIQFYSNASDTKTLKILSENGAELNSMSVDVVKGLNYVDYDLTLTEKGKKMLKKEDKNIEFKETGNKKDYLPKGTYTVKIGDSSTTLEIK, from the coding sequence ATGTCTAAAACTAAATTCCTATCGTTTGCATTTGCCGTAAGTTCTTTAATGGCCTTGGCACAACAACCAGCAACGTCTGCTGAAACTGTGAAAGCAGCCTTGGCTCAAAAGCAAAAGATGACCGAAACTTCTTTGGTAAAAAATGTGCCTTTTAAAAACATTGGACCAACCATAATGAGTGGTCGTGTGGTAGATGTAGATGTGAATCCGGAAATGCCATCTGAATTTTATGTTGGTTATGCGTCTGGTGGTGTGTGGCATACCACAAATAACGGTACCACCTTTACACCGATTATGGATAATTCGACAACTCAAAACGTTGGTGATATTGCTGTGCATTGGCCAACCCGAACGATATATGTTGGTACAGGTGAAAATAATGCCTCGCGTTCGTCGTATGCTGGTGTTGGTTTGTTAAAATCTACAGACAATGGAAAGACATGGGAAAATTTGGGTTTGATGGATGCGCATCATTTTGCGCCGATTTTAATTCATCCAGATAATCCAGATGTGGTAACCGTTGGTGCTACAGGACATTTATATTCACCAAACAAAGAGCGTGGTGTTTACAAAACCACTGATGGTGGAAAAACTTGGAAACAAACCCTTTTTGTAGATGATGAAAGTGGTATTATTGATTTGCAACATAGTCCAAAAAATTATAATGTGATGTTTGCAACGTCTTGGACTAAAGATCGTAAAGCATGGAATTTTACAGGAAATGGAAACAATTCAGCTATCTATAAAAGTACAGATGCTGGTGAAACTTGGACAAAAGTGTCTACCGAAAAAAGTGGTTTTCCAACAGGTGAAGGAGTAGGAAGAATTGGTATCGCTGTGTTTAATGATAATGTGGTATATGCTGTTCATGATAGTCAGTTTAGACGACCAGAAGAAAAGAAAAAGGAAGACAATACGGACTTGACAAAAGAAGATTTCAAAACCATGTCAACAGCTGATTTTTTGGCTTTGGAGGATAAAAAACTGAACGCATTTTTGAGAACCAACGGCTTTCAGGAAAAATACAGAGCAGAAAATGTAAAACAAATGGTGCGCTCAGGTAATGTAAAACCTATTGATTTAGCAAAGTATTTAGAAGATGCCAATTCTATGTTGTTCGATACTCCTGTAGTTGGTGCTGAGGTTTACAAAAGTACTGATGGTGGCAAAATCTGGAAGAAAACACATGAGGATTATTTAGATGATATCTACTATAGTTACGGCTATTATTTTGGACATATCCACGTGTCACCAGTAAACGAAAATGACATTTACATCTATGGTGTGCCGATTGTAAAATCTAAAGATGGAGGAAAAACATGGACATCCATCAGTGCAGAAAATGTGCATGCCGATCATCATGCGCTTTGGATTAACCCAAAAAATCCAAATCATTTAATCGATGGTAATGATGGAGGTATTAATATTTCTTACGATGATGGCAAAAGCTGGATTAAAAATAACTCACCTTCGGTAGGACAATTTTACGCTATCAATGTAGATAACGAAAAACCATACAATGTCTATGGAGGTTTGCAAGATAATGGTGTTTGGGTAGGAGCTAATAATGCACGTGAAGATAAGGCTTGGCATCAAGAAGGACAGTACCCATGGAAATCCATAATGGGAGGTGATGGTATGCAAATTCAAATTGACAGCAGAAATTCTGACATCGTTTATACAGGCTATCAATTTGGGAATTATTACAGATTGAATCTTGAAACTGAAGATCAGAAATACATTCAACCTAAGCATACTTTAGGTGAAAATCCGTACCGTTTCAATTGGCAAACTCCAATTTTATTGTCGCCTCATAATCAAGATATTTTGTATTTAGGAGGCAACAAATTAATGCGTTCTATGAATCAAGGTAACGATTGGGAAGCCATTAGTGACGATTTAACCAATGGAGGCAAAAAAGGAAATGTGGCTTATGGCACATTGACGTCTATTTCAGAAAGTCCGTTTCAGTTTGGCTTACTTTACACTGGTAGTGATGATGGTTTGGTTTATGTTTCTAAAAATGCAGGTGGCAGTTGGACAAACATTTCAAATACGTTTCCAAAAGATTTATGGGTAAGTCGTGTGATTGCGTCGCAACATAAAAAAGAACGTGTTTATGTGACTTTGAATGGTTACCGTTGGGACGATTTTAAAGTCTATGCTTACATGAGTGATGATTACGGACAAACTTGGAAAGACATCAGCGGAAACATACCAGTATCTCCAGTAAATGTGATTAAAGAAGATCCTAAAAACGAAAATATCTTGTACTTAGGAACCGATAATGGAGCCTATGTGTCTTTCAATATGGGTAATTCTTGGAACATATTTTCGGAAGGATTACCAAATGTTGCTGTTCATGATATTGTAATTCAGGCAGAAGCTAATGATTTATTATTAGGAACGCACGGACGAAGTATTTACAAGACTAATATTTCGGCCTTACAGAATGTAAATTCAGAAATGGATGCAAAAGCTATAACGTTTTTCGATATGGAGTCTGTACGTCATTCAGGTCGTTGGGGAAGTTCTTGGGGAAGATGGTATGATGCTTTTGAGCCTAAAACAACCATTCAGTTTTACAGCAATGCTTCAGATACAAAAACCTTAAAAATCTTGTCAGAAAACGGAGCAGAATTAAACAGCATGTCTGTTGATGTTGTTAAAGGATTAAACTATGTGGATTATGACTTAACATTGACGGAAAAAGGAAAAAAAATGCTTAAAAAAGAAGATAAAAATATTGAGTTTAAAGAAACAGGCAATAAGAAAGATTACCTTCCAAAAGGAACTTACACAGTAAAAATAGGTGATAGCTCTACAACGCTCGAAATAAAGTAA